The genomic DNA TTCGTGAACAAAACCAAAGCGGTTGTGGATCCGGTCCATCGAATCGACCGGCATCCCTGGCTGATGTTAGGCGGTGCTCTTTGCGCAGGGTATGCCATCGGTTTGATTGAACAGGGGAACAGACATCAACGCCGTGGAGTGTATCCACACTACCCACCGGGTGTGCGCGGCCCCCGGGTCATGCCGGCTCCGGCTCAACGAAACGCCGAGTCCAGGCAGTCGGAAGGCGTGTATGACTACTATCCTCACGAATCGCAATCCTCGTTCAGAGGAACCGGAGGCAATGGCTCAAACCTTTGGAGTTCTCTGTCGCGCGAATTCGGCCCTGATACAGAAGAAGCCAAGCACATGGTGCTACAGGTCGGGCGCACGCTGCTGTTTGAATTGGCTCGCAAGGCCATGCCTGAAATCGCTCGCACGTTGGGTGTGAGTCTCTCAGCCCTCACGCCGAAGGACGAGCACCCCTTACGGACGCAGCCCTCATCGAACAAGGGAGCCGACGGCGGGAATCGCCGGAGCAACGATGCCCAACAGCCTACTCAGGCGACCTGATCTTAGGCTCCCTACTGGGAAGAACTGGACACTCATCACTCCTCCCATGACCTGCTCACGGAGCAGCATAAAATGTATGCGCAGTCCCGCTGGACGACGGCGGCAGGCCCTCAATGGAAATGGAGATAGATCCGTGCCTACCTCGCTCACCGGTTCCTCGCCCGGCTCGAATCCCTGGAAACTGGGCGGTCTAGGGTGGAAGGCATTGGTCCGCCGTTTGTGGCGGGAAAGTCTGCACGATGACATTCTCGGACGCGCCGCGCAGTTGGCGTACTACTTTCTGCTGGCCCTCTTTCCGGCACTCTTGTTTCTCACGGCATTGATAGGTCTATTTCCTCTGAAACAGACCATGCCCGAGTTGATGCAATATCTCCGGACCGTCCTCCCTGCCGATGCCCTCTCCCTGTTGGAGAAATATCTGGAAAACGTGATGCAGGGCAGCAGTGGCGACATCCTGTCCCTTGGACTGTTAGGCGCCCTCTGGGCCTCCTCCAGCGGCGTGACGGCGATCATGGAGGCGCTCAACGTGGTCTATGGAGCCAAGGAAACCAGGCCGTATTGGAAGGTGAGGCTGGTTGCCTCGTTGCTCACGATCGGCCTCGCGGGGTTCATTATCGTTTCCATCACGCTGATTCTCTATGGCGCCCGCATCGGCGAATGGATCGCCGATATCGTCGGGCTCGGATGGCTCTTCCTCATCACCTGGAACATTGCGCAATGGCCGGTCGCCGTCACGCTGATGCTCCTGGCCCTCGCAATTATTTACTACGTCTGCCCAGACGTGAAGCAGGACTGGCGTTGGGTCACGCCAGGATCTGTCTGCGCGGGGTCGCTCTGGCTCCTGGTGTCCCTGGCGTTTAAGGCCTACGTCGAGCATTTCGGAAACTACAATGCCGCCTATGGCTCCATCGCAGGGGTGATCGTCTTAATGTTATGGCTCTATCTCACCGGGGTGGTGATCCTGCTCGGAGGAGAAATCAATGCCCAGATTCAACAGGCCGCCTCATCGCTCCGCATCCGGCAGGAAAAGGCGCCACAAACTGTCCCGGCCCCTGCGAATTGAATTGAACGGCTCACACATTATGGACACGATGTTCTATGACGCCCGTCTATCCTGACCCGCTGATAAAACAAGAGGTGCCTTTGCCACCGGGAGAACAGGTCTCCCCTGCTCCTGCGGATCGGCATTTGTGGCAGATCACACCGATCAAAGACATGATGTGGTTGGGTGGGATTCTGTTCTGCCTCTGGTTCGGCTACTATCTGCGCGGCGTGTTTACGCCGGTCATCATCGCCCTGTTGTTGGCATACCTCTTCAACCCGCTGATCAGGCGAGCGAAAGACCGCTGGCACATTCCCCGCCCCGTCACGATTTCCTGCATTCTTTTCGTTTCAGCCGTGGTGATCCTCGGACTGATCACATGGCTGGGCCCGCTCCTGGCGGAGCAGGTGCAGTCGTTTGCCGAACGGGTCCCGTCGTATATCCAAAGCATTGCCCAGCGCTACCATGTCCGCCTGGGTGACTTCTCTGAGCACCTCTCGGGGCTTGCCACGAGCCTCAAGGACGATCCACTTTCAATCCTGAGACCGGTCTTCTCCGGAACCGGCCAGGCCTTTGGTGTGCTGGGGACCGTTATCGGCACCACAACCGACGTCGTCCTGGCATTCATCCTGATCCCGATTTATTTCTTTTTCTTTGCCTGGCACTTCGACGGCACGCTTGATCAAATCAAACGATACATCCCGACGACCTATCGATCACGAGTGCGTCACATCGTGCGACGCATGGATGATGCGGTCAGCGGATTCTTTCGCGGCCGCCTGGCGATCGCCCTCGGGTCGGCAGTCCTGTACTCACTCGCCTGGGCCTTCACCGGTATACGCTATTGGTTTCTTCTCGGTTTGATCACGGGCATCTTGACGATCATTCCCTATGCCTCACTGATCGGCTGGCCGCTTGCCATTGCCCTGAAATACCTGGACGTCCTCTCGTCCAATGCGGGCGGATTCGATCTGATGACGATCGTCATCTGGCCTTCTCTCGCCTACCTCCTGGTGCAGTTCATCGAGAGCTGGCTCCTCACCCCCTGGGTACAAAGTCAGTCGATGGACATGAATGCCGTCACGGTCTTGATCGTGGTCTTCATCGGCGGGGCCTTGGGCGGCTTCTACGGACTGCTGCTCGCCATTCCCATAGCGGCCTGCTTGAAGATCCTGGCGCAGGAACTGGTTCTTCCGCGGCTGGCCCGCACGGCCATTTTATCCGGGCCGCTCGACGAACAGAGGAGGGCGAGATGATGAGCAGCACCGTCGCGGACCTGTTAATCGACCGTTTGATCGCCTGGGGAGTCGACACGGTCTTCAGCCTGCCCGGTGACGGGATCAACGGCATCTATGAAGCCCTCCGCACCCGGCACGATCGCATCAGACTCGTCCAGGTGCGCCATGAAGAGTCGGCCGCCCTGGCTGCCTGCGGATATGCCAAGTTCACACGCCGATTAGGCGTCTGTCTGGCCACGTCGGGTCCGGGCGGCATTCACTTGCTGAATGGATTGTATGACGCGAAGAGCGACGGTCAACCGGTGTTGGCGATTACCGGGCACACCTTCCACGACTTGATCGGGACGCACTATCAACAGGACGTGAGCCTGGACAAACTGTTCAGCGATGTCGCCCTGTATAGCGAACGGGTCATGGGGCCAACGCATGTCCGCAACGTCGTCGATGAGGCCATCAAGACCGCCATCTCCCGTCGCACCGTGGCGCACATCACTATTCCGAAAGATATTCAGGATTGGAGCGCACAAGAGGAGGGCTCCAAGGCCAACATCCCGGGACACAGCGGAGATCGTTACAGCGATCCCTTGCCGCTCCCCTCGCAATCGCTGATTGAGCGGGCCGCCGCCGTCATCAATGCCGGGTCGAAGCCCGCCATCCTGGCAGGACGCGGCAGCCTGGGTGCGAAATCTGAAATTCTCGAACTCGCAGAGCTACTCGGGGCACCGATTGTGAAGCCGCTGCTGGGGAAAGCCGTCGTGCCGGACGATCATCCCTTGACCACCGGAGGAATCGGCCTGCTCGGCACCGCGCCCTCACAGGAAGTCCTCGAAACGTGCGACACCCTGATCATCGCCGGCAGCAGTTTCCCTTATCTGGAGTTTTATCCGAAACCCGGTCAAGCCAGGGCCGTTCAAATCGACCTCGATGCGAGCCGCATCGGCCTTCGATATCCGGTGGAGGTGGGATTGGTCGGACATTGCTGGGATGTCCTCCGCGCACTGCTTCCACTCGTGACGCACAGATCCGACCGCACATTCTTGACGGACGCTCAGGGGCGGATGGCGCAATGGAACACGTTGATGGAGGAGCGAGGCAGCCGCATGGACATGCCATTGAAGCCTCAGGTCGTGGTTCGCGCCGTCAACGAGTTCCTTGCCGACGACGCCATCGTCTGTTGTGATACCGGCACCGTCACCACCTGGGTCGCGCGACACATCAAGATGAAAGACCAAATGGAGTTTTCGGCCTCCGGGACACTGGCCACGATGGGCAACGGACTGCCTTACAGTTTGGGAGCCGGCATCGCACACCCCGGGAGACAAATCGTCTGCATCGCGGGCGACGGGGGATTCACCATGTTGATGGGCGAACTGGCGACGCTGGTGAAATACGCGCTGCCGGTCAAAATTATCGTCCTGAAGAACAATGTACTGGGCATGATCAAATGGGAACAGCTGGCGTTTGAGGGAAACCCGCAATACGGGGTCGACCTGCAGCCGATCGACTTTGCCGGCTTTGCGAGGGCTTGTGGCGCAACCGGCTTCACGGTCGAAGATCCCCGCCAGGTTCAGGACGTGCTGCGACAGGCGTTTTCGACACCGGGCCCGGTCGTCGTGGAAGCGGTGATCGACCCACTGGAAGCGCCGCTACCGGGAAAAATCACCACCGACCAGGCCTGGCAGTTTGCCAAGGCGTTAGCCCGTGGGCAGGACGACCGCTGGGAGATTATCAAGACCCTGGTGACCGGGAAAATCAGGGAAGTGGTCTAACAATACCCACGGCGACGGAGCGGGCTAGCAAGGAGGATCGAGATGGAAGCAATCGGTCGCAGACGATGGGCAATTGCAGAAGGATACCTGCCCGCCGGGAGTCATGGGCCGGCGCCGCAGATGACGAGTCATGAAACGGTCTGCATTCTCAACACGTCCGACCAGCACGCCGACGTCCGGATCACGATCTTCTACGCGGACCGGGAACCGGTTGGTCCCTA from Nitrospira sp. ND1 includes the following:
- a CDS encoding YihY/virulence factor BrkB family protein; amino-acid sequence: MPTSLTGSSPGSNPWKLGGLGWKALVRRLWRESLHDDILGRAAQLAYYFLLALFPALLFLTALIGLFPLKQTMPELMQYLRTVLPADALSLLEKYLENVMQGSSGDILSLGLLGALWASSSGVTAIMEALNVVYGAKETRPYWKVRLVASLLTIGLAGFIIVSITLILYGARIGEWIADIVGLGWLFLITWNIAQWPVAVTLMLLALAIIYYVCPDVKQDWRWVTPGSVCAGSLWLLVSLAFKAYVEHFGNYNAAYGSIAGVIVLMLWLYLTGVVILLGGEINAQIQQAASSLRIRQEKAPQTVPAPAN
- a CDS encoding thiamine pyrophosphate-dependent enzyme; this translates as MMSSTVADLLIDRLIAWGVDTVFSLPGDGINGIYEALRTRHDRIRLVQVRHEESAALAACGYAKFTRRLGVCLATSGPGGIHLLNGLYDAKSDGQPVLAITGHTFHDLIGTHYQQDVSLDKLFSDVALYSERVMGPTHVRNVVDEAIKTAISRRTVAHITIPKDIQDWSAQEEGSKANIPGHSGDRYSDPLPLPSQSLIERAAAVINAGSKPAILAGRGSLGAKSEILELAELLGAPIVKPLLGKAVVPDDHPLTTGGIGLLGTAPSQEVLETCDTLIIAGSSFPYLEFYPKPGQARAVQIDLDASRIGLRYPVEVGLVGHCWDVLRALLPLVTHRSDRTFLTDAQGRMAQWNTLMEERGSRMDMPLKPQVVVRAVNEFLADDAIVCCDTGTVTTWVARHIKMKDQMEFSASGTLATMGNGLPYSLGAGIAHPGRQIVCIAGDGGFTMLMGELATLVKYALPVKIIVLKNNVLGMIKWEQLAFEGNPQYGVDLQPIDFAGFARACGATGFTVEDPRQVQDVLRQAFSTPGPVVVEAVIDPLEAPLPGKITTDQAWQFAKALARGQDDRWEIIKTLVTGKIREVV
- a CDS encoding AI-2E family transporter, with protein sequence MTPVYPDPLIKQEVPLPPGEQVSPAPADRHLWQITPIKDMMWLGGILFCLWFGYYLRGVFTPVIIALLLAYLFNPLIRRAKDRWHIPRPVTISCILFVSAVVILGLITWLGPLLAEQVQSFAERVPSYIQSIAQRYHVRLGDFSEHLSGLATSLKDDPLSILRPVFSGTGQAFGVLGTVIGTTTDVVLAFILIPIYFFFFAWHFDGTLDQIKRYIPTTYRSRVRHIVRRMDDAVSGFFRGRLAIALGSAVLYSLAWAFTGIRYWFLLGLITGILTIIPYASLIGWPLAIALKYLDVLSSNAGGFDLMTIVIWPSLAYLLVQFIESWLLTPWVQSQSMDMNAVTVLIVVFIGGALGGFYGLLLAIPIAACLKILAQELVLPRLARTAILSGPLDEQRRAR